A stretch of Suncus etruscus isolate mSunEtr1 chromosome 9, mSunEtr1.pri.cur, whole genome shotgun sequence DNA encodes these proteins:
- the PTPN5 gene encoding tyrosine-protein phosphatase non-receptor type 5 isoform X2 gives MCCSERLPGLPQPVVMEAPDQARGLSDAAPREMPPPPAPSQPSEPAQKTPPPGTARGHSLTAKSSLCLLAASQLLNASDVASSSLALLRQLGPMAWLGVGSWDAPHLLLASVTVVLVSTLVWHLLRGPAEPSVPLSPEDRRPSVSRQPSFTYSEWMEEKGEDDFLDLDPVPETPVFDCVMDIKPEADPASLTVKAMGLQERRGSNVSLTLDMCTPGCTEEGFGYLMSPREESAREYLLSASRVLQAQELHEKALDPFLLQAEFFEIPMNFVDPKEYDIPGLVRKNRYKTILPNPHSRVCLTSPDPEDPLSSYINANYIRGYGGEEKVYIATQGPIVSTVGDFWRMVWQEQTPIIVMITNIEEMNEKCTEYWPEEQAMYDSVEVTVCQVIHTDDYRLRLISLRSGTEERSLKHYWFTSWPDQKTPDRAPPLLHLVQEVEEAAQQEGPRCAPIVVHCSAGIGRTGCFIATSICCQQLRREGVVDILKITCQLRQDRGGMIQTCEQYQFVHHVMSLYEKQLSRPTPE, from the exons GTCTGCCCCAGCCGGTAGTGATGGAGGCGCCGGACCAGGCCAGGGGGCTCTCGGATGCTGCGCCCAGAGAGATGCCACCGCCCCCAGCTCCTTCTCAACCCTCAGAGCCAGCTCAGAAGACACCACCTCCAGGCACTGCCAGGGGCCACTCCCTCACTGCGAAGAGCAGCCTGTGCCTGCTGGCGGCCTCCCAGCTCCTG AACGCCTCTGACGTCGCCTCCTCCTCGCTGGCACTGCTGAGACAGCTGGGACCCATG GCCTGGCTGGGTGTGGGATCCTGGGATGCACCCCATCTGCTACTGGCCTCAGTGACTGTGGTCCTCGTCTCCACCCTG GTGTGGCACTTGCTGCGGGGTCCTGCAGAGCCCTCTGTGCCCCTGTCCCCTGAGGACAGGAGGCCATCAGTCAGCCGCCAACCCTCCTTCACCTACTCGGAGTGGATGGAGGAGAAGGGGGAAGACGACTTCCTGGACCTGGACCCCGTCCCTGAGACACCTGTGTTCGACTGTGTGATGGACATCAAGCCTGAGGCTGACCCTGCATCATTGACCGTCAAGGCCATGGGTCTGCAGGAGAG GAGGGGCTCCAACGTTTCCCTGACCCTGGACATGTGCACCCCAGGCTGCACTGAGGAAGGCTTTGGCTACCTCATGTCCCCGCGGGAGGAATCTGCTCGCGAGTATCTGCTCAGTGCCTCACGTGTGCTGCAGGCCCAGGAGCTCCACGAGAAGGCCCTGGACCCCTTCCTGCTGCAAGCAGAGTTCTTT GAAATCCCCATGAACTTTGTGGATCCCAAGGAGTACGACATCCCTGGGCTGGTGAGGAAGAACCGGTACAAAACCATCCTTCCTA ATCCTCACAGCAGAGTGTGTCTGACGTCCCCAGACCCTGAAGACCCTCTGAGTTCCTACATCAATGCCAACTACATCCGG GGCTATGGTGGGGAAGAGAAGGTGTACATCGCCACACAGGGGCCCATCGTCAGCACAGTCGGGGACTTCTGGCGCATGGTGTGGCAGGAGCAGACACCCATCATTGTCATGATCACCAACATAGAAGAGATGAACGAG AAATGCACCGAGTACTGGCCAGAGGAGCAGGCGATGTATGACAGTGTGGAGGTCACGGTGTGCCAAGTCATCCACACAGACGATTACAGGCTGCGGCTCATCTCCCTCAGG AGTGGGACAGAAGAGCGAAGCCTGAAGCATTACTGGTTCACGTCCTGGCCCGACCAGAAGACCCCCGACCGGGCGCCCCCACTCCTGCACCTGGTGCAAGAGGTGGAGGAGGCAGCCCAGCAGGAGGGGCCCCGCTGTGCCCCCATCGTGGTCCATTGCAG CGCGGGCATCGGCAGGACCGGCTGCTTCATCGCCACCAGTATCTGCTGCCAGCAGCTGCGGCGGGAGGGCGTGGTGGACATCCTCAAGATCACATGCCAGCTCCGGCAGGACAG GGGTGGCATGATCCAGACGTGCGAGCAGTACCAGTTCGTGCACCACGTCATGAGCCTCTATGAGAAGCAGCTGTCCCGCCCGACCCCAGAGTGA
- the PTPN5 gene encoding tyrosine-protein phosphatase non-receptor type 5 isoform X1, translating into MCCSERLPGLPQPVVMEAPDQARGLSDAAPREMPPPPAPSQPSEPAQKTPPPGTARGHSLTAKSSLCLLAASQLLLACGVLWLSGYGSVWSQNASDVASSSLALLRQLGPMAWLGVGSWDAPHLLLASVTVVLVSTLVWHLLRGPAEPSVPLSPEDRRPSVSRQPSFTYSEWMEEKGEDDFLDLDPVPETPVFDCVMDIKPEADPASLTVKAMGLQERRGSNVSLTLDMCTPGCTEEGFGYLMSPREESAREYLLSASRVLQAQELHEKALDPFLLQAEFFEIPMNFVDPKEYDIPGLVRKNRYKTILPNPHSRVCLTSPDPEDPLSSYINANYIRGYGGEEKVYIATQGPIVSTVGDFWRMVWQEQTPIIVMITNIEEMNEKCTEYWPEEQAMYDSVEVTVCQVIHTDDYRLRLISLRSGTEERSLKHYWFTSWPDQKTPDRAPPLLHLVQEVEEAAQQEGPRCAPIVVHCSAGIGRTGCFIATSICCQQLRREGVVDILKITCQLRQDRGGMIQTCEQYQFVHHVMSLYEKQLSRPTPE; encoded by the exons GTCTGCCCCAGCCGGTAGTGATGGAGGCGCCGGACCAGGCCAGGGGGCTCTCGGATGCTGCGCCCAGAGAGATGCCACCGCCCCCAGCTCCTTCTCAACCCTCAGAGCCAGCTCAGAAGACACCACCTCCAGGCACTGCCAGGGGCCACTCCCTCACTGCGAAGAGCAGCCTGTGCCTGCTGGCGGCCTCCCAGCTCCTG CTTGCCTGCGGGGTGCTCTGGCTCAGCGGCTATGGCTCCGTCTGGTCGCAGAACGCCTCTGACGTCGCCTCCTCCTCGCTGGCACTGCTGAGACAGCTGGGACCCATG GCCTGGCTGGGTGTGGGATCCTGGGATGCACCCCATCTGCTACTGGCCTCAGTGACTGTGGTCCTCGTCTCCACCCTG GTGTGGCACTTGCTGCGGGGTCCTGCAGAGCCCTCTGTGCCCCTGTCCCCTGAGGACAGGAGGCCATCAGTCAGCCGCCAACCCTCCTTCACCTACTCGGAGTGGATGGAGGAGAAGGGGGAAGACGACTTCCTGGACCTGGACCCCGTCCCTGAGACACCTGTGTTCGACTGTGTGATGGACATCAAGCCTGAGGCTGACCCTGCATCATTGACCGTCAAGGCCATGGGTCTGCAGGAGAG GAGGGGCTCCAACGTTTCCCTGACCCTGGACATGTGCACCCCAGGCTGCACTGAGGAAGGCTTTGGCTACCTCATGTCCCCGCGGGAGGAATCTGCTCGCGAGTATCTGCTCAGTGCCTCACGTGTGCTGCAGGCCCAGGAGCTCCACGAGAAGGCCCTGGACCCCTTCCTGCTGCAAGCAGAGTTCTTT GAAATCCCCATGAACTTTGTGGATCCCAAGGAGTACGACATCCCTGGGCTGGTGAGGAAGAACCGGTACAAAACCATCCTTCCTA ATCCTCACAGCAGAGTGTGTCTGACGTCCCCAGACCCTGAAGACCCTCTGAGTTCCTACATCAATGCCAACTACATCCGG GGCTATGGTGGGGAAGAGAAGGTGTACATCGCCACACAGGGGCCCATCGTCAGCACAGTCGGGGACTTCTGGCGCATGGTGTGGCAGGAGCAGACACCCATCATTGTCATGATCACCAACATAGAAGAGATGAACGAG AAATGCACCGAGTACTGGCCAGAGGAGCAGGCGATGTATGACAGTGTGGAGGTCACGGTGTGCCAAGTCATCCACACAGACGATTACAGGCTGCGGCTCATCTCCCTCAGG AGTGGGACAGAAGAGCGAAGCCTGAAGCATTACTGGTTCACGTCCTGGCCCGACCAGAAGACCCCCGACCGGGCGCCCCCACTCCTGCACCTGGTGCAAGAGGTGGAGGAGGCAGCCCAGCAGGAGGGGCCCCGCTGTGCCCCCATCGTGGTCCATTGCAG CGCGGGCATCGGCAGGACCGGCTGCTTCATCGCCACCAGTATCTGCTGCCAGCAGCTGCGGCGGGAGGGCGTGGTGGACATCCTCAAGATCACATGCCAGCTCCGGCAGGACAG GGGTGGCATGATCCAGACGTGCGAGCAGTACCAGTTCGTGCACCACGTCATGAGCCTCTATGAGAAGCAGCTGTCCCGCCCGACCCCAGAGTGA